The following proteins are encoded in a genomic region of Candida albicans SC5314 chromosome 4, complete sequence:
- a CDS encoding uncharacterized protein (Protein of unknown function; induced by Rgt1): protein MGILINKLLGVFKSSKSNSINHNQQQQSSVDTSNGKTVYKGGNMTLNAANSNSIHNPQPTTYIESQTEQFDFSQLPQYQPAISHPRKNSFKGSGGNRRPSSDSMTTVSTVTSRRRSIELVAQELEIENIKNSLPEGFRVDDN from the coding sequence ATGGGCATCCTTATTAATAAGCTTTTAGGAGTGTTTAAATCCTCCAAGAGCAATAGCatcaaccacaaccaacaacagcaaaGTCTGGTGGATACAAGTAATGGTAAAACTGTTTATAAAGGTGGAAATATGACTTTGAATGCTGCAAATAGTAACAGTATTCACAACCCACAACCAACCACTTACATAGAATCCCAAACCgaacaatttgattttctgCAACTACCTCAATATCAACCAGCAATAAGCCACCCAAGAAAAAACTCATTCAAAGGGAGTGGTGGTAATCGAAGACCATCAAGTGATTCAATGACTACAGTGAGTACAGTCAcatcaagaagaagatcaattgaattagtGGCTCAAGAATTGGAgattgaaaatataaaaaattcCTTACCTGAAGGGTTTAGAGTGGATGATAATTGA
- a CDS encoding uncharacterized protein (Ortholog of C. dubliniensis CD36 : Cd36_43850, C. parapsilosis CDC317 : CPAR2_402060, Pichia stipitis Pignal : PICST_68242, Candida tropicalis MYA-3404 : CTRG_00303 and Candida albicans WO-1 : CAWG_03390), translating to MVATRRSSGKFIDVELSDNGKELQEVIPIEEQRAAIARASQESEEDEIQETSPVLVEPPPPTKKKETRGRKRKNPNANSTSSDSSASSSSASSSSSSSSSFDPVKKIERRGRKRKNPDVSVPTTIKRTSVQNNLVRSTDKQAPTDTSIATNVVPNKHKINHLLTDDAPLHPPPQVQNSISSATLPSNSLKYSTANPQSIPNVMQLPVTTPQRPVLPTPALSTKTAAALQFSSQANPLSAKWPAPMANDAPRGSKKSTAATTTTSASKPSETRTTRKGSSSGNSNGRIPITSIISQKIDSQDIPLMLDDGSGTENGDKKTKRRYRVDRDNIKINKRIMSQDTEDVIKMFKKFDDEVLTNPEARSRLLSLGFETRKRYITTFKHYIRFCCKKKLDKFFVTGELMKEFYQEQFAMSSSNKPVIRLRKMDPAFSKLQEINFLVYHLANKDIPNRHLALEYLVYKEMGQDPPTNGSSDGKINTLNESAPVAAPAPAPAPGSLPGSVPVSKTGPIAGPESVPTPTPAPVLPPIENLDSGQRPSTRSSSNKKTAEQKEQELTPLTRNSANKRGRKSLKSKLNLQSSTSGTDMGETSSSDSNALKMINMQSRYVPPLPQQQQQQPQQPPQKVLSQRALPPTHSLVSSSVPSSITTSNDNKSGDSTPVYTKKVTKKNIEAIRKSFSKMRQDIQEALHRDVSVDPAFVSKLADNINASLDDFELQLNGPSPPPPQMNSNGIPIIDLNNKIYTVYDILEEWYKIEPSIATRLEKWGEGWIRDSIDHNTFLERKLVVEFVERMSKECNVDIYVIANDCDRYIRDKSILEEFIAELDLDVDDLFKRILRYRQRRG from the coding sequence ATGGTAGCCACTAGAAGATCGTCTGGAAAATTCATAGATGTGGAATTAAGTGATAACGGGaaagaattacaagaagTTATCCCTATTGAAGAACAACGAGCGGCAATTGCACGGGCATCACAAGAAAGTGAAGAGGATGAGATCCAAGAAACATCTCCAGTGTTGGTAGAACCACCTCCAccaacaaagaagaaagagacTAGAGGTcgaaagagaaaaaatcCCAATGCAAATTCAACATCTTCAGACTCTTCggcatcatcatcatcggcatcgtcgtcgtcatcGTCTTCCTCGTCGTTTGATCCTGTTAAAAAAATCGAGAGAAGGGGTcggaaaagaaagaatcCGGATGTTTCAGTTCCAACAACCATAAAAAGAACGTCAGtacaaaataatttagTCCGTTCAACTGATAAACAAGCCCCAACTGACACTAGTATTGCAACCAATGTCGTTCCAAACAAACATAAgataaatcatttattgaCAGACGATGCTCCACTACACCCACCACCTCAAGTCCAGAACTCAATTTCCAGTGCGACATTACCTTCAAACTCGTTAAAGTACAGCACAGCAAATCCACAATCAATTCCAAATGTGATGCAATTACCTGTAACCACCCCACAACGACCAGTTCTCCCAACTCCGGCCCTTTCAACCAaaacagcagcagcattACAATTCCTGTCTCAGGCAAACCCATTATCTGCCAAGTGGCCAGCTCCGATGGCCAACGATGCTCCGCGAGGTTCCAAAAAATCTACTGCCgcaactacaactacaagTGCATCTAAACCATCAgaaacaagaacaacaagaaaaggACTGTCATCTGGAAATAGCAATGGACGTATTCCTATAACTTCAATTATATCACAAAAGATTGATCTGCAAGATATTCCGTTGATGTTAGACGATGGGTCGGGGACAGAAAATGGCGACAAAAAGACGAAGAGAAGATATAGAGTTGATCGTGATAATATCAAGATCAACAAAAGAATCATGTCTCAAGATACAGAGGATGTCATAAAAatgtttaaaaaatttgacgATGAAGTATTGACCAATCCAGAAGCTAGATCTAGACTTTTGAGTCTTGGGTTTGAAACTAGAAAACGATACATTACTACTTTTAAACATTATATAAGATTTTGTtgcaaaaagaaattagataaattttttgtcACTGGAGAATTGATGAAAGAGTTTTATCAAGAGCAATTTGCAATGAGTTCATCAAATAAACCTGTCATTAGGTTAAGAAAAATGGATCCagcattttcaaaattacaGGAGattaatttcttggtttATCATTTAGCAAATAAGGATATCCCAAATCGACATTTGGCGTTAGAGTATTTGGTATATAAGGAAATGGGTCAAGATCCTCCTACTAATGGTTCATCAGACGGAAAAATTAATACCCTCAATGAATCAGCCCCAGTAGCAGCCCCAGCTCCAGCCCCAGCCCCAGGGTCATTACCAGGGTCAGTACCAGTATCAAAAACAGGACCAATAGCAGGGCCAGAGTCAGTACCAACACCTACACCTGCCCCAGTATTACCaccaattgaaaacttAGATTCAGGGCAAAGACCTTCAACAAGGAGCTCgtcaaacaaaaaaactGCAGAACAAAAGGAACAGGAATTAACACCATTAACAAGAAATTCTGCAAACAAAAGAGGTCGGAAAAGTCTTAAACTGAAACTTAATCTTCAACTGTCGACTTCTGGCACCGATATGGGAGAGACTAGTCTGTCAGATAGCAATGCATTAAAAATGATCAATATGCAATCAAGATATGTGCCACCATtgccacaacaacaacaacaacaacctcaACAGCCGCCACAAAAAGTATTATCACAGCGGGCACTACCACCAACACATTCATTAGTTTCATCATCAGTACCATCATCAATAACTACTTCTAATGATAACAAATCAGGTGATAGCACTCCAGTTTATACCAAAAAAGTGACgaagaaaaatattgaagCAATTCGTAAATCATTTTCCAAAATGCGACAAGATATTCAAGAAGCATTACATCGTGATGTGTCAGTAGATCCCGcatttgtttcaaaattggCTGATAATATCAATGCTTCATtagatgattttgaattacaattgaatggaccatcaccaccacctccacAAATGAATAGTAATGGCATaccaataattgatttaaataataaaatttatacCGTGTATGACATTTTAGAAGAATGGTATAAAATTGAACCAAGTATTGCTACTAGATTAGAAAAATGGGGAGAAGGTTGGATAAGagattcaattgatcataATACGTTTTTGGAACGGAAATTGGTCGTGGAATTTGTTGAGAGAATGAGTAAAGAATGTAATGTTGATATTTATGTGATTGCTAATGATTGTGATCGATATATTCGTGATAAATCAATCTTAGAAGAATTTATTGCTGAACTTGATTtagatgttgatgatttatttaaaagaatattGAGATATAGACAAAGACGAGGGTGA
- the JEN2 gene encoding Jen2p (Dicarboxylic acid transporter; regulated by glucose repression; induced by Rgt1; disruptants not obtained by UAU1 method; rat catheter and Spider biofilm induced), translated as MTAADTHSITSADVQEHNRHIIRPPKFTWPAIRKYAITRVTSLWVGWDELKQYSWHEVLNPFEPLVEMNLHQWNFFFLGFWAWTWDALDFFVTSLNVSNIAEDLDSTVKDVSWGITLVLMLRTVGALIFGAIGDTYGRKWPYIINLSCLMVIQIGTGFVTTFQQFLGLRALFGVAMGGLFGICAAEALGDAPKKARGVLSGIFQEGYAFGYLLAVVFQRAIADTTEKTWRSVFWFSAGPPIILIIWRFINPETDSYQRQKERFDQGAVQKNSKAAEFKSQAKKALNQYWLIIVYLIFLMAGFNFSSHGSQDLYPTMLTKQYHYGKDKSTVVNVCANLGALAGGIVIAHLSTFIGRRTAILIGNVIAGIMIYFWAFHPMWITAFFMQFGIQGSWSVVPIHLSELSPPHFRSFVSGVSYQLGNLVSSASSTIEATIEEQIHDYGKTMAIFIGAVLAYLMFVVFIGPENRGAELGVERDDEYSAYDSDREDRGDSDLEEGNITQKTLEKPEVEHKE; from the coding sequence ATGACTGCTGCTGATACTCATTCTATCACTAGTGCTGATGTTCAAGAACATAATAGACACATTATTCGTCCACCAAAATTCACTTGGCCCGCTATTCGAAAATATGCCATTACAAGAGTTACTTCATTATGGGTTGGATGGgatgaattgaaacaatattCCTGGCACGAAGTTCTTAATCCGTTTGAACCATTAGTGGAAATGAATTTACATCAATggaattttttctttttgggaTTTTGGGCATGGACTTGGGATGCtttggatttttttgttactTCATTAAATGTATCTAATATTGCTGAAGATTTAGATTCTACAGTTAAAGATGTATCTTGGGGGATCACAttggtgttgatgttgaGAACGGTTGGGGCATTAATATTTGGGGCAATTGGTGATACATATGGTAGAAAATGGCCctatattattaatttatcatgTTTGATGGTGATTCAAATTGGTACTGGGTTTGTCACAActtttcaacaattcttAGGGTTGAGAGCATTATTTGGTGTTGCCATGGGTGGGTTGTTTGGTATTTGTGCTGCTGAAGCATTAGGTGATGCTCCTAAAAAGGCCAGAGGGGTGTTATCTGGTATTTTCCAAGAAGGTTATGCATTTGGTTATTTGTTAGCTGTTGTTTTCCAAAGAGCTATTGCTGATACCACAGAAAAAACTTGGAGATCAGTATTTTGGTTCAGTGCTGGTCCACCAATCATTCTTATCATTTGGAGATTCATCAACCCAGAAACTGACTCTTATCAACGTCAAAAGGAAAGATTTGATCAAGGTGCTGTACAAAAGAATTCTAAAGCTGCTGAATTCAAATCTCAAGCCAAAAAGGCATTGAACCAATACTGGTTGATTATTGTCTACTTGATCTTTTTAATGGCCGGATTTAACTTTTCTTCTCATGGTTCTCAAGATTTATATCCAACAATGTTAACCAAACAGTATCATTACGGTAAAGATAAATCAACTGTTGTTAATGTGTGTGCCAACTTGGGTGCATTAGCTGGTGGTATTGTAATTGCTCATTTATCAACTTTTATCGGTAGAAGAACTGCAATTTTGATTGGTAATGTTATTGCTGGTATTATGATTTACTTCTGGGCATTCCATCCAATGTGGATCACTGCTTTTTTCATGCAATTTGGTATTCAAGGTTCTTGGTCAGTGGTGCCAATTCATTTATCAGAATTGTCTCCTCCACATTTCCGTTCATTTGTCAGTGGTGTCCTGTACCAATTGGGTAATTTAGTCAGTTCTGCATCTTCTACAATTGAAGCTACAATCGAAGAACAAATTCACGATTATGGTAAAACCATGGctatttttattggtgCTGTTTTGGCTTACTTgatgtttgttgtttttattgGTCCTGAAAACAGAGGTGCCGAATTGGGTGTTGAAAGAGATGACGAATACAGTGCGTACGATAGTGATAGGGAAGACAGAGGTGATTCTGATCTTGAAGAAGGTAATATTACTCAAAAGACTTTGGAAAAACCAGAAGTTGAACATAAAGAGTAA
- the PGA30 gene encoding Pga30p (GPI-anchored protein of cell wall), translating into MKYFTIATVLTLASSALAAIRDVQLFAQSSNEEINNLGLISRREGAGVNYLFLASGAETLKFDDETFTIFSELQTGSTTARQSLVVSGGVVQLSVSGQPLHVEIAEDGSVKFAGSDSVAAAKNINDPYNYSKDSFAVVTNGGEGSIPFKIIAKFIGGGKSSSVTKHTEAPTTSPVYSNKTVTVFTTYCPESTTITLTICSEVCTPTVIETSGSVTVSSVLPSSSTEAPPKTSVAAPSTTAEAQTTAPVTSYEGGANEIVGGGSMAIALAAAAIGLVI; encoded by the coding sequence ATGAAGTACTTTACAATTGCAACTGTATTAACCTTGGCATCATCTGCTTTAGCTGCTATCAGAGATGTTCAATTGTTTGCTCAATCTtcaaatgaagaaattaacAATCTTGGTCTTATTTCTAGACGTGAAGGTGCTGGTGTCAACTACTTGTTTTTAGCTAGTGGTGCTGaaactttgaaatttgatgatgaaactTTTACAATTTTCAGTGAATTGCAAACAGGTTCAACTACTGCTAGACAACTGTTGGTTGTTTCTGGTGGTGTTGTTCAATTGAGTGTTAGTGGTCAACCACTTCATGTTGAAATCGCCGAAGATGGAAGTGTTAAGTTTGCTGGTTCTGATTctgttgctgctgccaaaaatatcaatgaCCCATACAATTATTCTAAGGATTCATTTGCTGTTGTTACTAATGGTGGTGAAGGCTCAATTCCATTTAAGATTATTGCCAAgtttattggtggtggaaaATCTTCATCTGTTACAAAACATACTGAAGCTCCAACTACTTCTCCAGTTTATTCAAACAAGACAGTTACTGTTTTCACTACTTACTGTCCAGAATCTACTACAATTACTTTAACTATTTGTTCAGAAGTTTGTACACCTACTGTGATTGAAACTTCTGGTTCAGTTACTGTTTCATCTGTTTTACCTTCTTCTAGTACTGAAGCTCCACCAAAGACTTCTGTTGCTGCTCCATCTACAACTGCTGAGGCTCAAACTACTGCTCCTGTCACTTCTTATGAAGGTGGCgctaatgaaattgttggtggtggttcAATGGCTATTGCTcttgctgctgctgctatTGGTTTAGTTATCTAA
- a CDS encoding uncharacterized protein (Predicted ORF in the Major Repeat Sequence on chromosome 4; member of a family encoded by FGR6-related genes in the RB2 repeat sequence), whose product MNKSRKSSMSSPMSTTFHSLFHRSHHNGSNLPQDTNQVATGTTPLSGKFDDFSKXSKTTLCLSSNSSNSIISNPELAQIYNFTNPNISIEDGETNLDHSNSSFLDIHKKMLVPADSFIQNKLNKYHQTEVGLGIYESELDHDKDSKIYSNLYHYLKPLFTPSFSISDSGQKSKMRPILSASVEEIANFVRESFCLHQPNHDKSFRSKTRSSVSSLGREKVEDFDYRQLSNLFEKLMALLSHNLQTADSSEVSLQALILNAWKYYNAYVRFYLLSIFQPLQLHLNELSMRGHNGSKIXRIDDLLLVSFRKVFITEQGIGSGDRETSQFLGNAESEDLTGNGLLTSTLAVLSSIS is encoded by the coding sequence ATGAATAAATCAAGAAAGAGCTCAATGAGCTCACCCATGAGTACCACATTTCATAGTTTGTTTCATCGATCCCATCATAATGGCAGCAACCTTCCACAAGACACCAACCAGGTTGCGACTGGCACGACACCTTTGTCCGGTAAGTTTGATGACTTCTCAAAASCATCCAAGACAACTTTATGTCTTTCCTCAAATAGCTCGAATTCAATAATCAGCAATCCTGAACTAGCTCAGATATATAATTTCACCAAcccaaatatttcaattgaagatgGAGAAACCAATTTGGATCATTCAAACAGTTCCTTTTTGGATATTCATAAGAAAATGCTTGTGCCAGCAGATCTGTTTATTCAGAATAAGCTAAACAAGTACCACCAAACCGAAGTAGGRTTGGGCATATACGAAAGTGAATTAGATCATGACAAAGATAGTAAGATATATTCCAACCTTTATCATTACTTGAAACCACTATTTACCccatctttttcaatatccGACTCTGGTCAAAAGAGTAAAATGCGTCCAATATTGAGTGCTAGTGTGGAAGAGATTGCAAATTTTGTAAGGGAGagtttttgtttacatCAGCCCAATCACGATAAAAGTTTTAGACTGAARACAAGATCCAGTGTATCAAGCTTGGGTCGTGAAAAGGTAGAGGATTTTGATTACCGTCAGTTATCgaatttgtttgaaaaattgatggCYTTATTGAGTCATAACTTRCAAACTGCCGATTCATCGGAAGTATCTTTACAAGCTTTGATATTGAACGCATGGAAATATTATAATGCTTATGTTAGGTTTTATTTGCTAAGTATATTTCAACCATTRCAACTTCACTTGAAYGAGTTATCTATGAGAGGTCATAATGGAAGCAAAATTAYCAGAATAGAYGACCTTCTACTTGTTTCTTTTCGAAAAGTTTTTATTACTGAACAGGGAATTGGAAGTGGGGATAGAGAGACATCTCAATTTTTGGGGAATGCTGAAAGTGAAGATCTTACAGGAAATGGATTGTTGACTTCTACTTTGGCCGTGTTGTCGAGTATATCATAG
- the RHD3 gene encoding Rhd3p (GPI-anchored yeast-associated cell wall protein; induced in high iron; clade-associated gene expression; not essential for cell wall integrity; fluconazole-repressed; flow model and Spider biofilm repressed), whose product MKFLAILSLSSSALATISSIQLFAKSDDSKVDGLGLYSKHEGAAIDYLFLGKNGADLKYDDEKKQIFQELKTSSITVRQSFTLGGDVYELGATDNFIPVTINKDGTLSFTGDDKVYASKNVNDPYRYSESEYAVSNKKTDDSAPITIVAKFSDDKAAETSGVAQAASSSAGPAQASVSNFEGAAGQNKLSYGVGMAAVVAGLVM is encoded by the coding sequence atGAAATTCCTTGCTATTTTATCCTTGTCTAGCTCTGCTCTTGCTACCATCTCATCCATTCAATTATTTGCCAAATCCGACGATTCAAAAGTTGATGGTCTTGGTTTATACTCCAAACACGAAGGTGCTGCCATTGATTACTTGTTCCTCGGTAAGAACGGTGCTGACTTGAAATACGATGAcgaaaagaaacaaattttccaagaattgaaaacttcTTCAATCACCGTTAGACAACTGTTCACTTTGGGTGGTGACGTTTACGAATTAGGTGCTACTGACAATTTCATCCCAGTCACTATTAACAAAGATGGTACTCTTAGTTTCACTGGTGATGACAAAGTTTACGCTTCCAAGAATGTCAACGATCCATACCGTTACTCTGAAAGCGAATACGCTGTTTCTAACAAAAAAACCGATGACAGTGCCCCAATCACCATTGTTGCCAAATTTTCTGACGACAAGGCTGCTGAAACCAGTGGTGTTGCACAAGCTGCTTCAAGCAGTGCTGGCCCAGCTCAAGCCTCTGTTTCCAACTTTGAAGGTGCTGCTGgccaaaacaaattaagCTATGGTGTTGGTATggctgctgttgttgctggaTTAGTCATGTAA
- a CDS encoding uncharacterized protein (Protein of unknown function): protein MYLYCHFFFFLLLVPPHHRTLRSTHHHHHHHSVLLLSLSSSPPPPPLYLETYISLSFLFFFFLVVIVFCNVSMVSSHVVLSPLLDMSHFLLLAVTRINRYT from the coding sequence ATGTATCTTTACTgccacttttttttttttcttctacttGTTCCACCGCATCACCGCACACTACGCAGTacacatcatcatcatcatcatcatctggtgttgttgttgctgctcCTGCTGctgccaccaccaccaccactataTCTTGAAACATATATTTCCTTgctgtttctttttttttttttcttggttgtTATAGTTTTTTGCAATGTAAGTATGGTCTCATCTCATGTCGTCTTATCTCCATTATTAGATATGAGCCACTTTTTATTACTAGCTGTCACCCGTATCAACCGATACACATAG
- the MET4 gene encoding Met4p (Putative transcription coactivator; predicted role in sulfur amino acid metabolism; required for yeast cell adherence to silicone substrate; Spider biofilm induced), with protein MSDEPTSAALLEQLVYIDNYINGNASTATDSSTATPNLDMDGQLSLDLAAFADDSFIFPDEDKKHNNDNSNSDSNWNIQEFDNQEIGSSHSHSHSQSHNHHHHHHNHVEDLNNNNILRQQEFQSHLPSLTHQPHHLSTSLLASQSHAHLTTQEPATIDLMNPSSFVNLTDLPKFPVPPGAKSSLFDAGLSQNQIDLLSALVAQHQASLGNPIPSVQSPNATATTTTTPLSVSPAELPLRINNSITTVAPITTTNVNVNANGHLHRSSVSSQSSNTTMALLDPIPSSSSVSPSSVTGGNTQGFAAELDKKRRNTAASARFRFKKKLREKQMETKINNLEDLIVNLENQLNNLEMENKLLRNLIIEKGTQKSDDEVKLLREKARLNQ; from the coding sequence ATGAGTGACGAACCAACATCAGCAGCATTATTGGAGCAGTTAGTgtatattgataattatatcaatGGAAATGCTTCAACTGCAACCGACAGTTCGACAGCCACGCCTAATCTTGACATGGATGGACAACTAAGTTTAGATTTAGCTGCATTTGCGGATGATTCGTTTATTTTTCCCGATGAAGACAAGAAAcacaacaacgacaacagcaacagtGATAGTAATTGGAATATCCAAGAATTTGACAACCAGGAAATTGGCAGTAGCCATAGCCATAGCCATAGCCAAAGTCATAAccatcatcaccaccaccataaCCATGTTGAAGATcttaacaataataacataTTAAGACAACAAGAATTCCAATCTCATTTACCATCACTAACACACCAGCCACACCATCTATCGACTTCCCTTCTTGCTTCACAATCTCATGCACATTTGACGACACAAGAACCGGCTACAATCGATTTAATGAATCCATCCTCCTTTGTGAATTTGACTGATTTACCCAAATTCCCAGTTCCACCAGGGgcaaaatcatcattatttgatgCAGGATTAtcacaaaatcaaattgatttattgagTGCTTTGGTGGCTCAACACCAAGCCAGTTTAGGTAACCCAATACCTTCTGTACAATCACCAAATGCAACAGctacaaccacaaccacacCATTATCAGTTTCACCAGCTGAATTACCCCTTCGAATCAATAACAGTATAACAACCGTTGCCCCCATCACTACAACAAATGTTAATGTTAATGCTAACGGCCATTTACATCGATCACTGGTATCACTGCAACTGAGCAATACCACAATGGCATTATTAGATCCTATTCCATCGTCTTCTAGTGTATCACCATCATCGGTAACTGGTGGGAATACTCAAGGATTTGCTGCTGAATTAGATAAAAAACGAAGAAATACTGCTGCTAGTGCTAGATTTAgattcaaaaagaaacttagagaaaaacaaatggaaactaaaatcaataatttagaagatttaattgtgaatttagaaaatcaattgaataatttagaaatggaaaataaattattaagaaatttaataattgaaaaggGAACACAAAAATCTGATGATGAAGTTAAATTATTACGTGAAAAGGCTagattaaatcaataa
- a CDS encoding uncharacterized protein (Protein of unknown function; ORF added to Assembly 21 based on comparative genome analysis; protein detected by mass spec in stationary phase cultures): MFTRTFSQSTKTAFQKAAIKKSIPRPTTPGKIIVNKWQPSNGNSFRSFAEYRIKVTNQSPLAIAAKNQLAK; the protein is encoded by the coding sequence ATGTTTACTAGAACTTTTTCTCAATCTACTAAAACTGCTTTCCAAAAAGCTGCcattaaaaaatcaattccaaGACCAACTACTCCTGGTAAAATAATTGTCAATAAATGGCAACCAAGTAATGGCAATTCATTCAGATCATTTGCTGAATATCGTATTAAAGTAACTAATCAATCACCATTGGCTATTGCTGCTAAAAATCAACTTGCCAAATAA
- a CDS encoding uncharacterized protein (Ortholog of C. dubliniensis CD36 : Cd36_43820 and Candida albicans WO-1 : CAWG_03393) codes for MEFLVLAIIGATYASVLFEPSAQSVRNMRRVNNRSTYTNVNSFKRKIKRSSKIKLARPKVKNRKNRMQWQPEQTIATSTAFNMTPEQRAAGARPHKTANTVCFNESYSNEEPPPYSAREKGSRRKKLKLKLRSFFKIN; via the coding sequence ATGGAGTTTTTGGTATTGGCGATAATAGGTGCAACGTATGCCTCGGTTCTTTTTGAGCCACTGGCACAATCGGTTAGAAATATGAGACGGGTCAACAATAGATCAACTTATACCAATGTCAATAGCTTTAAGCGTAAGATTAAAAGGAgttcaaaaattaaattagcAAGACCTAAAGtcaaaaatagaaagaatCGTATGCAATGGCAACCTGAACAGACCATAGCTACCCTGACAGCTTTCAATATGACTCCAGAACAAAGAGCTGCTGGTGCACGTCCGCATAAAACGGCAAACACCGTTTGTTTCAATGAATCTTATTCTAATGAAGAACCACCTCCTTATTCTGCACGAGAAAAAGGATCACGACGGAAAAAACTCAAGTTAAAGTTAAGGTCATTCTTTAAAATCAACTGA